From the Phycisphaerales bacterium genome, the window CGGTGAGGGCGAAGAGCGTACCTTTATATGTGGGCGTCACCAGACTGTCGTCGAGGTAGTGCGTCTCGGTGAACTGGTAGACGGGCACGACGATGTCCACGCCCTCGACGCTGTCGGCCGTGACGCCGATGGCGCCTTTGAAGTCCGGCGCGGTCTTGCCGGGCGGGGCGTGGGAACTGATCGTCGCGTGGGACTGGGTGATGTGCTCATTGCCGCCGCCGGTCTCGAACGTAAAGGTGCTCTCGCCAGTGTCGGGTGGGTCGGTCGAGGAATCGACCTGGTAGGTGACGGTGCCGTCGTAGAGATCGGGCCCGGCCTCCTCGACGCGCACCTGATAGAGCGGCAGGCCGCCGTGGAACGACGGAGCCTCGGCTTCGAGCGCGGTAAGGGCTTCGAGATCATCGCTCGTGCCGCGCACCCAGTACAGGCGCTCGGTGGATGGGCTCCGGCCGCTGGTGGAGGTTCTGCTGATCCCGCGTTCCTGAACTTCCGTGCTCATCCGAAGGCGAGCCCCTTGCTGGACGCCTCGACGAGGCGCTTGGTGTGTCGTGCGGTCTGCTCGGTGGCACGCGCGGTGCGTTCGGCAGAGTCATCGCCCGCGGCGAGGCCGCGCACGGCCGAGGCGTCGAAAGTGCCGCGCACACTGACGCGACTGGCGAGCGCATCGAGTTGATCGCCGAGGTCGGCCAGACGCTGGAGGGAGAGTGATGCCGGATCCTGCCCATCTGCCAGCGTTTCCTCACGACGCTCGCGTGCGGCCGCGAGCGCTGCCTCGAGTTCCTCTTTCGTGCGGGCTAGCGCTTCCTCGGCCTGGCGGACACGCTCGGTGGTCTGCTCGTCGAGATCGGCCAGCGCCTCGGCTCGCTGGGCATCGACGGCATTGAGCGCCGACTCCTTCTCCTGCTCACGCTCGGCATCGGTGCGATTGCGGCGGCGCTCGGCTTCGTCGATCGCATCCTTGCGCTGCGATTCGATGCCGCCGAGATCGGCGTCGAGTTCCTGGCGATTGAGTGCCTTGGCGGCCTCGACATCAAGCGACTCATCGAGCAGACCCATCACCTCGGTGAAACGGTCAGCGAGCCAGTTCGTCACCCGGGCCCAGATGCGCTGCACGCCCGCGGCGAGATTCGCCCAGCCCTTGGCGAGGCCGGCGGTGAAGTCGGGGAAGTTGCGTTCGAACCAGTCGCGGACCTCGATCCATGCCTTGCGGACCCCGGAGAAGGCGATGATGGCCGCTCGCTGGAAGCCGGCGCTGAAGCCGATCCATGCCTGGCGCAGGGGTGCAATGCCCTGTTCCCATGCGACACGCAGACCCGCCCACAGCACGCGCGCGGCAAGTGCGATGTCGCCGCCGGCGATGGCGTCGCGAATGCCGCCGATGACGGTGCCGACGAAGGTGCCGAGTTGGTCGAAGCGGCCGCGCAGCCAGTCGAGCGCTGCGCCACCCGCGCCGGACCATGCAACCACAGTGCCGCCGAGCAACGCGGCGGCGGTGATGAGCAGCCCAATCGGCGAGAGGATCGCGGCGAGGACCACACCCACCTTGGCGATGACCGCGGCCGCGAGGCCCAGTGCGCCGGCCAGGCCACCGACGGCGATAGCCAGAAGTGTGAATGCCAGTCCAGTCGCGATGAGAATCCCGCCCACACCGCCCACGGCCACGCCGACCCTGGCCACCCACACAACAGTGTCGCGGTTCGCCTTGATCCACTCGTTTGCGGCGATGATGATGCGGGTGATGCGATTGCTCATATCGATGATCGTCGGCGCCAGGGCCGAGCCGATGACGAAGGCTCCGACACGCACGGTGCGCCAGAGGATGTTCAGCGTGTCGGTAAGGAGCGCCGCGCTGGAGGCGTCCTTGGTCGAGATCGTCAGACCGAGGCTGCCAGACTGGGTGCGAAGTTGGCGGATGTTGCCCAGGAGTGGCAGAAGTTTGGTGCCGGACTTTCCGAGAACCTGCATCGCCAGCGCGGCGCGCTTCGACGGGTCTTCGACACTGGCAATCGCATCGGCGATCGTCTGGAACTGCTCTTCGGGCGAGAGTGCCGCGAGGTGTTCGACATTGAGGCCGAGGTCGGCGAAGGCGTCGGTCGCGGTCGAGAGGCCGCGTTGGGCATCGTTGATTGTGCGTTGCATCACGCGGATGCCGTTCTCAAGTGTCTCGATGTCGGCACCGGACTGCTCGGCGGCGAATCCGAGTTGGCTCAGCGCTTCGACACTCACGCCGGTCCGGGCGGCCATTTTGTCGAGTTGATCGCCGGCGGAGGCGAATATCTTCGTCGCCCCGGCGAGTGGCGCGAGTATCGCGGCCGACGCGGCGACGGCGCGCAGGCCCAGTTGGCGCACACCAGCGCCGAAGGCCTTGAGGCGCTGCTGGGCGCGCTTGAGGGCGCGGAGCAGGCGCGAATCGTCGCCGCCGATCTCGACGAAGGCCTTTCCGGCGCGGATGCCCTGGGTGTTGGCCATCGACTACGCCACCTTTCGTGCTACGCTGGAGCGATGGAAGTTTGGATTCTGCCCGCCACGACGACCGCGCTCGAGCAGATGCTCCGCCATGCCAAGGTGGTCGATCTGTGCAACACAGATGAATCGACCTACCGGTCGTTCTTTATGGCTGCGCTCAAATCCAGACTGCCAAAAGCGAGACTGGAGACCGAGTGGCGGCGCTTCGATCTGCTCGTCCAGAACGACGGCCGAAACACTCTCATCGAGTTCAAATACTACATTCTGCGCCGTTGCTGGGGACTGGATGGGAAGGCGCTCCAGTGGAAGGGTGGTGCCGGCGTTCAGAATGAACGGGAGTTCTGGGACTGTGTTCAGAAGCTCCATCGATGTGCTCATGCGCCATTGCACGACAAGTACCTCGTGCTCGTGTACGAACAGATCAAGGATGGCTGCAAGAGAAAGACCTACGGGGCGAGCTACGGCGCGCTGGGAGCCAGCGACCTCATCGACGGCGTGAAGTCCTTTGAGCGCGATAGCCTGATCTGCAAAGTGCTCAAGATTCGCTGATCGCCAGTGTCGCATCACGCCCCCTTCACACTGTTGCGCCAGAGTTCCGGCAACTTCGGCCGCTCCTTCTCGAGCGCCGGGTTCATGTAGGGGCGGGCGGCGATGTGGACGCGGCGCTCAGTGCGCTTGCCGCGCCGGCGGCGGGTGACGGTCGTCGTGCCGCCGCGTTCGAGGACGCGCGGCGCAGTCGAGTCCCTGAATCCCACAGGGCCAACCACGACGGAATCGCTCTGCCGGTCGTAGCCGAAGAGGATGAACTTCCGCAGCAGGCCGACGTGCGAATGCGGTGGGTTGCCAGGCTTGCTCGATCCCTTGCGCTTGCGGATACTCGTGCGGGCGGTCTGACGGATGAAGGCGCCGGCCTTGCTCAGCACCTTGCGACGCGCGGCATCGACGGCCCGTTTCACCTTGGGCCGATCGAAGAACATCTGCTTGATGCGGAGATCTAGCATGTTGCCGTCTCCGTAAGATACGATTGGGGGTGAAAGCGAGAGATCGCATCAAGTGGTGGGAGCCGCGCCGCGCTTCTTGGGAGCATTCGCTCACAATCCTGCGGTCCGTTGGGTTCCTTCGGCCGATGCTCTGGATTCGCTCGCTCGTGATCTCCTACGCCGTGACCGCGGGAGTCATCGTGCTGATGACCTTGGCCTACCCGAACATGGCCGTCCCTTGGATCAAATTGATGTTTGCGGGATTGGCTGGATTGGCGATGATCTTCATTGCATGCGTGCTGCCGCTTCTGTTGCCTCGCCGCATAGAGGTTCGACCGGAGTGGGTTCATGTCATCCACGGTCAGGCACAGACTCGGATCACTCAGGATCGGATTGATGGCATCTTGATCGACGAGACCGATTCCACCCGGCCGCTGCTCGTGGTGCTCTACCGCACGCGGCGCGGCAAGTCCGCGACTCTGTCGATCACGATCAAACCGACCGTCGATCGCGAAATGCTTGACTCGCTCATCAGCGCGATCGAATCCGCCGTTCACTCGAATACGACTCAAGACTCCGCCCTCGGCGAGAGATTTCGCTGATCCGCCATCGCATTCATTTCGGGCATTCGCCCGTCGATGAACACTTCCTTCAGTACCGACACATCCGCCTTCATGACGCCCGCCTTGCGCGCGAACGGGTCGAAGTCACTCGGCCTGGCGGCCCGCTGCCGCTTCGGATTCCGCTGCGTGTTGGCGATGAGAGCCATGATCGATGAAGTCCTCGCCCATTCGTCGCGCTGGCGTTGTTCGGCCATCGCGAGCAGGTCGCGCAGTGTCAGGTCGGCGGGGTCGAGGCCGAGGATGCCGGCGCAGCGCCAGATGAGTTGCCAGAGGTCGCCGCCTTCAGCGCCTCGTTCACGATCCGCTCGATCTCGCCGCCCTCCAGTCGGGCCTCGACCACGTCGCGAGCCTTGTCCATCGCTTGCCGGACCACGAGCAGCACCCGCCCGAGGTTGGCCCGGTCCCTCGGGCTGGGGCAGAAAGCCACCAGTTCATCGAGCAGCGCGGCCGTGGCGGAGTCGATCGCATCCCCGGCCATCGCGGCGCCGAAGGCTTCGTCGCTGACCTGCTTCTGGTCCGCCTGCGGCTTGACGAGTGCGTAGAGGATATCGCAGAGCAGAACCGGGTCGCGCATGAGGCGTTCGAGCAGGTCGCCGCCGCTGATCACTTCGAGCAGGTCCGTGCCCGTCAGTGAGCGGATGCGCTTGAAGGCCGCGATGTTGATCTCGACGGTCCACTCGTTACCCGCGTTGTCCTTGAACATCTTCACTGGCGGCCTCCTCCGATGGAGTCTCTGTTGCAGCACTCGGTTTGGCGTCCGGGATGGTGCGCACGGCACTGATCTGCCGTTCCTTGTCCTCTCTGTAGAAGACCCAAAAGATCCAGGCGAAGAACAGGCCGTGCACTGTGAGGAAGACGTATGCCTCCATGTCACACTCCGATCCGATATGGCATCTTCAGGCGATGCGCGTTCACGAAACTCCACATTCATCCGTTCCCACGGCTCACGGCGTCGAGTCGTAGAGCACGCCGAGGTTCAGGACGGCTGGCGCCGCAGACGATGCATTGCTCGCCATGAGGCCATCGACTGAGTCGCCTGCGAGCGGATTGACGATCTGCTGGCCGTCGAGCCAGAACCATGTCTCGTTCTTGACGAGGTCGATCGACAGCGCGGTGACCCCGGTGTCACGCACGCTTAGGTGGCCCCGCTCTCCGAGTTTCGCGCCAATGGCGACGAGTTCATCGCCGCTGAACGCGAGGACGATCGCAACCTGCTCGGCCGCCGTCACGGCAGTGTCCTGGACGGGGAGCACATCGCCGGCCCCGCCGGAGAATGTCACGTCGTCCCCGGCCACGCCATCCACATCCACGTCGTAGCGCCGGCCGCCATCCCAGTAGATGTCGATCACATCGCCGATCTGCAGCGCCGTGCCCGCGATGGTGAGCACGCCCGTAGTGTCGGTGGATCGCGTTGAGAGCGTGCCCGCCTCGGCGGCCGGCAGTGTGATCGGACCCTGGCGAATGGAACCGTCAGCGGTGCGCTGAAGCGTGGCCCCCAGCGGCGCGCCGCCGATCTCGCCGGACAGTGACAGAGTACTCGTCGGCATTATGCACCTCCGATCCACGAGGGCGGCGTGGCCGAATAGGCGACCTTGGCCGTAACTGAGACGGTGATGCCTTCCTCGAGCGGCTCGCTGCGGCTGAAGGAACTGATCATGAAGTCGGCCTGCAAACCCTGCCCGCCGGTGTCATCGAGGATCTGGAAGCCCAGGATGGCGTTGTTCAGGTAGGCGTTGCGGATCGCGGTGAAGCCGGCGTCAGCCGTGTCCCACACCATCTCGAACTCGATGGTGGCGGACTTGAGTGTGGCGACATTGGCGCGCCAGCCCGCGTTCGCCCGGGTGGTCAGATCCGCCTCGGCGGCTTCGAGATTGAGTGTCACATCGCGGACATTGGTCAGTTCCAGCCACGCGCCGCCGGCGCCCTGGCCGTCCACCTTGTAGTTGAGGACGGCTTCCATGCCGAGTTTGAAGCCCATGGGTCAGTCCTTTCGTCTACTTCCTCACCCTGTAAGTGACCGACACGACACTCGTGAATGCGCGCTGCTGATCGAGATGCTCGGCCGCAATCAATGGATCGGTGGCCGTGATCAGCCATGCCGCCTCGGGCGCGCCGGCCAGCCGCTGGTGGCTCAGGTGCTCGGCGATCTCCTCGGTGAGGGCCATCAGTGCATCGGCGTCGGCATCACCGGCGACCTGCTTCTGAACCCCGATGTCGACGGTGCAATCAAGCCAAGACTCACGCCGGCCCGAGGCCGTGCGCGCCGATGAGCGTGGCACGACACTCACCTGCAACGCCACCAGGTCGGGCAGGTCGAAGGTCGGCACGAGACGGCGCGCGGCGGTGAAGGGCATCGAGAACGAGGCCCCGTTTAGGCTCGCGACCACGGCATCCGCGATATTCAGGATCGTGCTGCTCATTACGGCCCGCTCCTCCCGTTGGCTCGCCCTTCGAGATACGACAGCCGCCGCTCGATCTCCTTGTACTCGGTCCGCAGCGAGCGCGCTTCGAGGATGAGTTCATCGAGGCGCTTCTCGACGTGGTCGAGCTTCGTCGTGATGACGCCCCATTGCACCGTGAGCGCTGCGCCGGCGACAAGGGCCGTGAGAACCGGCCCCGCCCAGCGCGAGAGTGTGTCCCGATTGCCGGCCATCAGATCGCCTCCCTCGCCATCTGCTTGGTGTGAATGCGCAGTGTGGTGCGGTTCACATCGCTGTATCGCCACGGCGGCTCCGTGCCCGGCGCCATGACCTCGTAGGTGTAGGTCGCGATAGCGTCGCTCTCGATGATGCGGTCGCCAGATCGGGGCAGTGTGATTTCACTGGCGAGGACAAGATCGGCGGCGCGGATAAGGAAGTCCCGCGATTCGATGCGCGTGAGCCCGCCCACGTGGTCGTCCTGTTCGAAGACGGTGCGGCCGATCGTTGCTGACAACTCCACCTCGTCGCCGCCGCGCTGGTACGTCACTGTCCGCGTCAGCTGCTGGTGACGCTGATCTTCGAGCCATGACAATCCCTGGGAGAGCAAGTCGGACATGATCAGGCTTCAGGCCGCTGACTGGAGGCTGTAGGATTCGAGCGGCCGTGCGGCGCACCTCTTCTTCCTCCAGTCTCCAGCCTGCAGCCTCCGGTCTCCTTCTTCACACCGTCGAAAGTGCAGCGCCGTCGTTGCACACCACACGCCAGACGAGCGTGCCGTTGTTGTCGATCGCGTGGAGGCGGATCGAGTCGTTCACTTCCGCCATCGTGATCGTGTTGTTGCCGGTCTGGTTGATCGCCGACGCGACGGTGATCACACACGTGCCGCCATCCGTCTTGATGAACAGCAGGAGTTCCTGCCCCACAAAAGTCGGGATCGCCAGCGTCCGCGTCTCCGAGCCGCCCGTCACGATCGCCACGTAGCCCGATTGCGCGACGGGAATCGCTCCGGCATCGCCGGGGTCGGCAATAGCGCCGGTCAGGACGCTCTGGAGGCCGATGACCGAGTGGTCGACGATCACGCGGGCTGTTGCATCGGACTCGGCCGCGGCCCTCACCGTTTTGCCGAGATAGGCGTTGCCTGTCGAAGTGGTCGTCAACGCGCCGGTCCCGGCGGTGCCGCCGACGGGATCGCCGTTGACATCCCAGTAGACCGCAGTGCCGGCGTTGATCGCGCCCGTCACCTTGACGATGTCGTAGATGCCCGCCACGCCCAGCGATCCCAGCGCGTTGGCGGGGATCGGCGTCCGTGCAAAGCCCGGCAGTGTGCTCTGGACCACCACCTGGCCGGCCGCGACCGCGCTGCCGGGGGTGTAGTCGATCGACTTGCCGTCGTGAACGAAAGTTGCCTGTGCCATGTTGAATCTCCTGTGCGCAGATGAGTGGGACGAACCCGTCACCGCGGTTACGAGTCTGATCAGGCCTCGCCCTTGCTCTTGGTTCCACCACGCGGATCCTGAAGGTTCACGCCGAAGTCGTGGTAGCCGCGCATCTGGATGCCCAGCACGTTGAAGTCGGCCTCGGCGGTCTCGATCGTCGGCGACTCCTGCCCGTTGAGGAACGCAACCTCGATCACCGGAAGGTCGGCCGCATCAGCGAGCAGATACCACGCCTTGGCCGAGTTGCCGGTGTACTGGGCGTTGCTCAGGTACCGGCTCACCTCGACGCGGAACTTGCCCTGGTGTGGGTTGCTCACCGGGTATTTCGTGCTCGCCGTGGTGTCGCGCAGTTCCATGCTCTTGAAGAGTTGGCTGCCGATGGCGCTGAGAGCCGTCGGCACGAGGAGGATGGCGGGCAACATGCCCAGCGGCTTGCCATCCCCATCGACCTGGTCCATGAAGGCGACCTCGGCCTTGGTCAGGCCGTCGATGCTCAGGACCGTGTCAGCCCCGCTGAGGAAGTTCTTGTTGCCGACCTTGAAGAAGTCGCTGTTGGCCATGAAGATCGACCAGAAGACATCATTGATCTTCAGGCCTGATCCACGCCCCAACTTGCGCGGCACCGTCGTGATGGCGCCGAGGTCATCGTTGATGATGTCGCGCCGGTCGATGGCCAGCAGCAGGCCGTAGGTGTCGGCCTTGTTGGTGTACTGCTCTTCGCCGAGCGTGCCGTGCTTGAGTTCGCCGCCGGGCGCGACGATCTCGTACTGGTCCTTGCCGATCAGGCGATAGGACGTCACGGTCTTGAAGTCGCTGACATTCCGCACGGCGGTGATGTTGCGCCAGGTCCGCTCAACAGAGAAGAAGCCCTCGAGAAGGAACTTGTTGGCGACATTGCTCAGGATGCCGCCGATGTCGATCGTGCTCAAACCCGCCTCAATGCCGGGGTTGAAGGCGAACTTGAGCACATTGCGGCTGTCGCGGAAGTTGCGGCCGCTGTATCCATTCGCCCACGCCGCTTCGAGGAGCAGTTCCTGCAACCCGATGCCGCCGCGGAAGCGCTTGGCCGCCAGGTCGAGCGCTCGCTCCTCGCAGTGCTTCTCCAGGTCTTCGAACCGTGCCGCAATCAGGCATGCCGCTTCGAGGATCTGGGTGCTGACGCTCTGGTCCGGCACATGGACCGCCGGCGCCTTGGGGCGATTGGCGCGGAGGATCTCCAGTTCGGTGCGCGTCGCATCCCAGCCCTCTCGGATGGCCTGCGCCTCAATGTCGAGGTGCTGGCCGGCGCAGAGGCGGCGCACCGCCGCGATTCGACTCGTCTCCGCCAGTGCCTGCGCGCGAATGTCCTCAATGGCATTGGCGTTCGTACCGTTCTTGGAGGCGTCGTCGGTCGCCGGCGCTGATTCGACCGGGGCCTGCGAGACCACTCCGTTGGTGGCGGGGGCGCTCGTGCCGTTCGCATTGTCCTTCGTGTCACCGTCCATGTTGTTCTCCTGAGTCGCGGCGATCGCCGCGACGTTCACACTGGTCTTGCCGTC encodes:
- a CDS encoding DUF2190 family protein; protein product: MAQATFVHDGKSIDYTPGSAVAAGQVVVQSTLPGFARTPIPANALGSLGVAGIYDIVKVTGAINAGTAVYWDVNGDPVGGTAGTGALTTTSTGNAYLGKTVRAAAESDATARVIVDHSVIGLQSVLTGAIADPGDAGAIPVAQSGYVAIVTGGSETRTLAIPTFVGQELLLFIKTDGGTCVITVASAINQTGNNTITMAEVNDSIRLHAIDNNGTLVWRVVCNDGAALSTV